A single genomic interval of Festucalex cinctus isolate MCC-2025b chromosome 16, RoL_Fcin_1.0, whole genome shotgun sequence harbors:
- the adam19a gene encoding disintegrin and metalloproteinase domain-containing protein 33 isoform X2: MYSKHRQKNGHISPAACASLFLFLAFFSLNGNPGRASGAGSQRGRTVTARWLSQGRNKREADISAQDEQPIRGEIVLSSGDLQLVLQVEHNHELLGPDFTETYYAVDGRPLTVTSKNYTDHCFYHGSVRGHPNSWVAVSTCSGVRGLISLNWNNTYYLEPMVGAGAPLRHSLLPAEQLEFRGGACGQQGHHVALSNRMADFLRPHHLRVKRNTWGTTKYMELYIVADNTLFKRQNRDYEKIKTRIMEIANYVDKFYRALNIRVPLIGLEVWTERDQCIVTEEPNATLWSFLQWRQKLKSRKKHDNAQLLTGVIFKGTTIGMAPLEGMCSLENSGGINVDHSELSIGAAATMAHEIGHNFGMSHDHDGCCVEATADQGGCVMAAATGHPFPRVFSQCSKRDLDSYFQKGGGMCLYNMPDMKDLVGGKRCGNGFVEDGEECDCGELDECTNDCCNANNCTLKQGAQCAHGVCCQGCKLKQAGTLCRGPAGACDLPEYCTGASPYCPANVYLLDGSSCQHGRAYCYNGMCLTHQQQCLQLWGSGARPAHDACFQDVNAAGNAFGNCGKDERGNYVKCAKSDAKCGKIQCHSAAKKPKGTNAVSIDTTIKTGGIEVKCRGTYVYSTQDGQGDLPDPGLVMTGTKCGEGKVCRDRRCQNASFAELESCIWRCRGNGVCNSNGNCHCHRGWAPPFCEKPGLGGSVDSGPVQYDSQVGLVAGLLFAFLVVLPGVLLLFYCYRIKTSFFHKWLAQREKNKSNKTKLEKAKNSHLNPAFHLKVVGPISKASSHKGLPATSKEVLPLRPAPAAGGSQPVNIVRPLRPAPLTRDVKGPCPPLPPAPRKSPQQLSPPKKPLPLNPTRSPLLRPSPLPPQRPLPLSPARGGSPVRVLASKSPPSLLVMMPPAGGLKPAGRGSGKPPHRALRPVAGAKPNVASPPSSSSPSKPLFALK; encoded by the exons TGAGCTTTTGGGTCCAGACTTCACCGAGACTTACTACGCAGTCGACGGGCGGCCGCTGACCGTGACCAGTAAGAATTACACC GATCACTGTTTCTACCACGGCAGCGTAAGAGGACATCCGAATTCCTGGGTGGCCGTCAGCACCTGCTCAGGTGTCAG GGGCCTGATATCTTTGAATTGGAACAACACCTACTACCTGGAGCCGATGGTCGGCGCGGGTGCGCCCCTCCGCCATTCCTTGCTGCCCGCGGAACAACTGGAATTTAGAGGCGGAGCCTGCGGCCAACAAGGACATCACGTTGCGTTGTCGAACCGCATGGCCGACTTCCTCAGACCGCATCATTTAAGG GTGAAAAGAAACACGTGGGGCACCACGAAGTACATGGAGCTCTACATTGTGGCTGACAACACACTG TTTAAACGACAGAATCGAGACTATGAGAAAATCAAGACGAGGATCATGGAAATTGCCAATTACGTGGACAAG ttctACAGGGCTCTCAACATCCGCGTGCCTCTCATTGGTCTGGAGGTGTGGACGGAGCGCGACCAATGCATCGTTACGGAGGAACCCAACGCCACGCTCTGGTCTTTCCTGCAGTGGAGACAAAAGTTGAAGTCCCGCAAGAAGCACGACAACGCGCAACTGCTCAC CGGCGTGATCTTCAAGGGGACAACGATCGGGATGGCGCCGCTGGAGGGCATGTGCAGTCTGGAGAACTCCGGAGGGATCAATGTG GACCACTCGGAGCTGTCCATCGGCGCCGCGGCCACCATGGCCCACGAGATCGGCCACAACTTCGGGATGAGTCACGACCACGACGGCTGCTGCGTGGAGGCCACGGCCGACCAGGGAGGCTGCGTcatggccgccgccaccgg GCATCCGTTTCCGAGGGTGTTCAGTCAGTGCAGCAAGCGCGACCTCGACAGCTACTTCCAGAAAGGAGGTGGCATGTGTCTCTACAACATGCCCGACATGAAGGACCTGGTCGGGGGGAAACGCTGCGGCAACGGCTTCGTGGAGGACGGAGAGGAGTGCGACTGCGGCGAACTGGAT GAATGCACCAATGACTGCTGCAACGCCAACAATTGCACCCTGAAACAAGGAGCTCAATGTGCGCATGGAGTGTGTTGCCAAGGTTGTAAG TTGAAGCAAGCCGGGACCTTGTGCCGGGGCCCGGCCGGGGCCTGCGACCTGCCCGAGTACTGCACGGGGGCGTCGCCTTACTGCCCCGCCAACGTCTACCTGCTGGACGGCTCGTCCTGCCAGCACGGACGGGCCTACTGCTACAACGGCATGTGTCTGACCCACCAGCAGCAGTGCTTGCAGCTGTGGGGATCCG GTGCCCGTCCGGCCCACGACGCCTGTTTCCAAGACGTCAACGCAGCAGGAAACGCTTTCGGGAACTGCGGCAAAGATGAGCGTGGAAACTACGTCAAGTGCGCCAAAAG TGACGCCAAATGCGGCAAGATCCAGTGCCACAGCGCCGCCAAGAAGCCCAAAGGCACCAACGCCGTCTCCATCGACACCACCATCAAGACGGGAGGCATCGAGGTCAAGTGTCGCGGCACTTACGTCTACAGCACCCAGGACGGCCAGGGCGACCTGCCCGACCCGGGCTTGGTCATGACGGGCACCAAGTGCGGCGAGGGAAAG GTGTGCCGGGACCGCCGATGTCAGAACGCATCGTTTGCCGAGCTGGAGTCGTGCATCTGGCGCTGCCGTGGCAACGGG GTGTGCAACAGCAACGGCAACTGCCACTGCCATCGAGGGTGGGCGCCGCCCTTCTGCGAGAAGCCGGGACTCGGAGGCAGCGTGGACAGCGGCCCCGTGCAGTACGATA GTCAGGTGGGCTTGGTGGCGGGACTGTTGTTTGCCTTCCTGGTGGTCCTGCCCGGCGTGCTGCTGCTCTTCTACTGCTACCGGATCAAGACGTCCTTCTTCCACAAGTGGCTCGCGCAGAGAGAGAAGAACAAGAGCAACAA GACGAAGTTGGAGAAAGCCAAGAACAGCCACCTGAATCCTGCCTTTCACCTGAAGGTTGTCGGACCAATCAGCAAAGCCAGCAGCCACAAGGGA CTTCCTGCCACCAGCAAAGAGGTCCTTCCTCTCCGACCAGCCCCGGCGGCAGGCGGCAGCCAGCCGGTCAACATCGTGCGGCCCCTGCGGCCCGCCCCGTTGACTCGGGATGTCAAGGGGCCCTGTCCCCCGCTCCCGCCGGCCCCCCGCAAATCCCCGCAGCAACTGAGCCCACCCAAGAAGCCCCTGCCCCTCAACCCGACGCGATCGCCATTG ctcAGACCGTCGCCCTTGCCCCCCCAGAGGCCCCTTCCCCTCAGTCCCGCCAGGGGAGGCTCCCCAGTAAGGGTGCTTGCCTCGAAATCGCCGCCCAGCTTGCTGGTCATGATGCCACCAGCAGGAGGACTCAAACCTGCGGGCAGGGGGTCAGGCAAGCCCCCTCACAGAGCTCTCAG ACCGGTGGCAGGTGCCAAACCCAACGTGGCCTCACCGCCATCTTCCTCTTCTCCCTCCAAGCCTCTTTTTGCACTAAAGTAA
- the adam19a gene encoding disintegrin and metalloproteinase domain-containing protein 33 isoform X1, whose translation MYSKHRQKNGHISPAACASLFLFLAFFSLNGNPGRASGAGSQRGRTVTARWLSQGRNKREADISAQDEQPIRGEIVLSSGDLQLVLQVEHNHELLGPDFTETYYAVDGRPLTVTSKNYTDHCFYHGSVRGHPNSWVAVSTCSGVRGLISLNWNNTYYLEPMVGAGAPLRHSLLPAEQLEFRGGACGQQGHHVALSNRMADFLRPHHLRVKRNTWGTTKYMELYIVADNTLFKRQNRDYEKIKTRIMEIANYVDKFYRALNIRVPLIGLEVWTERDQCIVTEEPNATLWSFLQWRQKLKSRKKHDNAQLLTGVIFKGTTIGMAPLEGMCSLENSGGINVDHSELSIGAAATMAHEIGHNFGMSHDHDGCCVEATADQGGCVMAAATGHPFPRVFSQCSKRDLDSYFQKGGGMCLYNMPDMKDLVGGKRCGNGFVEDGEECDCGELDECTNDCCNANNCTLKQGAQCAHGVCCQGCKLKQAGTLCRGPAGACDLPEYCTGASPYCPANVYLLDGSSCQHGRAYCYNGMCLTHQQQCLQLWGSGARPAHDACFQDVNAAGNAFGNCGKDERGNYVKCAKSDAKCGKIQCHSAAKKPKGTNAVSIDTTIKTGGIEVKCRGTYVYSTQDGQGDLPDPGLVMTGTKCGEGKVCRDRRCQNASFAELESCIWRCRGNGVCNSNGNCHCHRGWAPPFCEKPGLGGSVDSGPVQYDSQVGLVAGLLFAFLVVLPGVLLLFYCYRIKTSFFHKWLAQREKNKSNKTKLEKAKNSHLNPAFHLKVVGPISKASSHKGLPATSKEVLPLRPAPAAGGSQPVNIVRPLRPAPLTRDVKGPCPPLPPAPRKSPQQLSPPKKPLPLNPTRSPLLRPSPLPPQRPLPLSPARGGSPVRVLASKSPPSLLVMMPPAGGLKPAGRGSGKPPHRALRPQAVPAHGGGRTTFPQTRPKVGALEILATFDAVLH comes from the exons TGAGCTTTTGGGTCCAGACTTCACCGAGACTTACTACGCAGTCGACGGGCGGCCGCTGACCGTGACCAGTAAGAATTACACC GATCACTGTTTCTACCACGGCAGCGTAAGAGGACATCCGAATTCCTGGGTGGCCGTCAGCACCTGCTCAGGTGTCAG GGGCCTGATATCTTTGAATTGGAACAACACCTACTACCTGGAGCCGATGGTCGGCGCGGGTGCGCCCCTCCGCCATTCCTTGCTGCCCGCGGAACAACTGGAATTTAGAGGCGGAGCCTGCGGCCAACAAGGACATCACGTTGCGTTGTCGAACCGCATGGCCGACTTCCTCAGACCGCATCATTTAAGG GTGAAAAGAAACACGTGGGGCACCACGAAGTACATGGAGCTCTACATTGTGGCTGACAACACACTG TTTAAACGACAGAATCGAGACTATGAGAAAATCAAGACGAGGATCATGGAAATTGCCAATTACGTGGACAAG ttctACAGGGCTCTCAACATCCGCGTGCCTCTCATTGGTCTGGAGGTGTGGACGGAGCGCGACCAATGCATCGTTACGGAGGAACCCAACGCCACGCTCTGGTCTTTCCTGCAGTGGAGACAAAAGTTGAAGTCCCGCAAGAAGCACGACAACGCGCAACTGCTCAC CGGCGTGATCTTCAAGGGGACAACGATCGGGATGGCGCCGCTGGAGGGCATGTGCAGTCTGGAGAACTCCGGAGGGATCAATGTG GACCACTCGGAGCTGTCCATCGGCGCCGCGGCCACCATGGCCCACGAGATCGGCCACAACTTCGGGATGAGTCACGACCACGACGGCTGCTGCGTGGAGGCCACGGCCGACCAGGGAGGCTGCGTcatggccgccgccaccgg GCATCCGTTTCCGAGGGTGTTCAGTCAGTGCAGCAAGCGCGACCTCGACAGCTACTTCCAGAAAGGAGGTGGCATGTGTCTCTACAACATGCCCGACATGAAGGACCTGGTCGGGGGGAAACGCTGCGGCAACGGCTTCGTGGAGGACGGAGAGGAGTGCGACTGCGGCGAACTGGAT GAATGCACCAATGACTGCTGCAACGCCAACAATTGCACCCTGAAACAAGGAGCTCAATGTGCGCATGGAGTGTGTTGCCAAGGTTGTAAG TTGAAGCAAGCCGGGACCTTGTGCCGGGGCCCGGCCGGGGCCTGCGACCTGCCCGAGTACTGCACGGGGGCGTCGCCTTACTGCCCCGCCAACGTCTACCTGCTGGACGGCTCGTCCTGCCAGCACGGACGGGCCTACTGCTACAACGGCATGTGTCTGACCCACCAGCAGCAGTGCTTGCAGCTGTGGGGATCCG GTGCCCGTCCGGCCCACGACGCCTGTTTCCAAGACGTCAACGCAGCAGGAAACGCTTTCGGGAACTGCGGCAAAGATGAGCGTGGAAACTACGTCAAGTGCGCCAAAAG TGACGCCAAATGCGGCAAGATCCAGTGCCACAGCGCCGCCAAGAAGCCCAAAGGCACCAACGCCGTCTCCATCGACACCACCATCAAGACGGGAGGCATCGAGGTCAAGTGTCGCGGCACTTACGTCTACAGCACCCAGGACGGCCAGGGCGACCTGCCCGACCCGGGCTTGGTCATGACGGGCACCAAGTGCGGCGAGGGAAAG GTGTGCCGGGACCGCCGATGTCAGAACGCATCGTTTGCCGAGCTGGAGTCGTGCATCTGGCGCTGCCGTGGCAACGGG GTGTGCAACAGCAACGGCAACTGCCACTGCCATCGAGGGTGGGCGCCGCCCTTCTGCGAGAAGCCGGGACTCGGAGGCAGCGTGGACAGCGGCCCCGTGCAGTACGATA GTCAGGTGGGCTTGGTGGCGGGACTGTTGTTTGCCTTCCTGGTGGTCCTGCCCGGCGTGCTGCTGCTCTTCTACTGCTACCGGATCAAGACGTCCTTCTTCCACAAGTGGCTCGCGCAGAGAGAGAAGAACAAGAGCAACAA GACGAAGTTGGAGAAAGCCAAGAACAGCCACCTGAATCCTGCCTTTCACCTGAAGGTTGTCGGACCAATCAGCAAAGCCAGCAGCCACAAGGGA CTTCCTGCCACCAGCAAAGAGGTCCTTCCTCTCCGACCAGCCCCGGCGGCAGGCGGCAGCCAGCCGGTCAACATCGTGCGGCCCCTGCGGCCCGCCCCGTTGACTCGGGATGTCAAGGGGCCCTGTCCCCCGCTCCCGCCGGCCCCCCGCAAATCCCCGCAGCAACTGAGCCCACCCAAGAAGCCCCTGCCCCTCAACCCGACGCGATCGCCATTG ctcAGACCGTCGCCCTTGCCCCCCCAGAGGCCCCTTCCCCTCAGTCCCGCCAGGGGAGGCTCCCCAGTAAGGGTGCTTGCCTCGAAATCGCCGCCCAGCTTGCTGGTCATGATGCCACCAGCAGGAGGACTCAAACCTGCGGGCAGGGGGTCAGGCAAGCCCCCTCACAGAGCTCTCAG ACCACAAGCGGTCCCGGCACACGGCGGAGGGAGGACGACGTTTCCACAAACGCGACCAAAGGTCGGCGCGTTGGAAATCTTGGCCACATTTGACGCAGTTTTGCACTGA
- the adam19a gene encoding disintegrin and metalloproteinase domain-containing protein 19 isoform X3: MVGAGAPLRHSLLPAEQLEFRGGACGQQGHHVALSNRMADFLRPHHLRVKRNTWGTTKYMELYIVADNTLFKRQNRDYEKIKTRIMEIANYVDKFYRALNIRVPLIGLEVWTERDQCIVTEEPNATLWSFLQWRQKLKSRKKHDNAQLLTGVIFKGTTIGMAPLEGMCSLENSGGINVDHSELSIGAAATMAHEIGHNFGMSHDHDGCCVEATADQGGCVMAAATGHPFPRVFSQCSKRDLDSYFQKGGGMCLYNMPDMKDLVGGKRCGNGFVEDGEECDCGELDECTNDCCNANNCTLKQGAQCAHGVCCQGCKLKQAGTLCRGPAGACDLPEYCTGASPYCPANVYLLDGSSCQHGRAYCYNGMCLTHQQQCLQLWGSGARPAHDACFQDVNAAGNAFGNCGKDERGNYVKCAKSDAKCGKIQCHSAAKKPKGTNAVSIDTTIKTGGIEVKCRGTYVYSTQDGQGDLPDPGLVMTGTKCGEGKVCRDRRCQNASFAELESCIWRCRGNGVCNSNGNCHCHRGWAPPFCEKPGLGGSVDSGPVQYDSQVGLVAGLLFAFLVVLPGVLLLFYCYRIKTSFFHKWLAQREKNKSNKTKLEKAKNSHLNPAFHLKVVGPISKASSHKGLPATSKEVLPLRPAPAAGGSQPVNIVRPLRPAPLTRDVKGPCPPLPPAPRKSPQQLSPPKKPLPLNPTRSPLLRPSPLPPQRPLPLSPARGGSPVRVLASKSPPSLLVMMPPAGGLKPAGRGSGKPPHRALRPQAVPAHGGGRTTFPQTRPKVGALEILATFDAVLH; the protein is encoded by the exons ATGGTCGGCGCGGGTGCGCCCCTCCGCCATTCCTTGCTGCCCGCGGAACAACTGGAATTTAGAGGCGGAGCCTGCGGCCAACAAGGACATCACGTTGCGTTGTCGAACCGCATGGCCGACTTCCTCAGACCGCATCATTTAAGG GTGAAAAGAAACACGTGGGGCACCACGAAGTACATGGAGCTCTACATTGTGGCTGACAACACACTG TTTAAACGACAGAATCGAGACTATGAGAAAATCAAGACGAGGATCATGGAAATTGCCAATTACGTGGACAAG ttctACAGGGCTCTCAACATCCGCGTGCCTCTCATTGGTCTGGAGGTGTGGACGGAGCGCGACCAATGCATCGTTACGGAGGAACCCAACGCCACGCTCTGGTCTTTCCTGCAGTGGAGACAAAAGTTGAAGTCCCGCAAGAAGCACGACAACGCGCAACTGCTCAC CGGCGTGATCTTCAAGGGGACAACGATCGGGATGGCGCCGCTGGAGGGCATGTGCAGTCTGGAGAACTCCGGAGGGATCAATGTG GACCACTCGGAGCTGTCCATCGGCGCCGCGGCCACCATGGCCCACGAGATCGGCCACAACTTCGGGATGAGTCACGACCACGACGGCTGCTGCGTGGAGGCCACGGCCGACCAGGGAGGCTGCGTcatggccgccgccaccgg GCATCCGTTTCCGAGGGTGTTCAGTCAGTGCAGCAAGCGCGACCTCGACAGCTACTTCCAGAAAGGAGGTGGCATGTGTCTCTACAACATGCCCGACATGAAGGACCTGGTCGGGGGGAAACGCTGCGGCAACGGCTTCGTGGAGGACGGAGAGGAGTGCGACTGCGGCGAACTGGAT GAATGCACCAATGACTGCTGCAACGCCAACAATTGCACCCTGAAACAAGGAGCTCAATGTGCGCATGGAGTGTGTTGCCAAGGTTGTAAG TTGAAGCAAGCCGGGACCTTGTGCCGGGGCCCGGCCGGGGCCTGCGACCTGCCCGAGTACTGCACGGGGGCGTCGCCTTACTGCCCCGCCAACGTCTACCTGCTGGACGGCTCGTCCTGCCAGCACGGACGGGCCTACTGCTACAACGGCATGTGTCTGACCCACCAGCAGCAGTGCTTGCAGCTGTGGGGATCCG GTGCCCGTCCGGCCCACGACGCCTGTTTCCAAGACGTCAACGCAGCAGGAAACGCTTTCGGGAACTGCGGCAAAGATGAGCGTGGAAACTACGTCAAGTGCGCCAAAAG TGACGCCAAATGCGGCAAGATCCAGTGCCACAGCGCCGCCAAGAAGCCCAAAGGCACCAACGCCGTCTCCATCGACACCACCATCAAGACGGGAGGCATCGAGGTCAAGTGTCGCGGCACTTACGTCTACAGCACCCAGGACGGCCAGGGCGACCTGCCCGACCCGGGCTTGGTCATGACGGGCACCAAGTGCGGCGAGGGAAAG GTGTGCCGGGACCGCCGATGTCAGAACGCATCGTTTGCCGAGCTGGAGTCGTGCATCTGGCGCTGCCGTGGCAACGGG GTGTGCAACAGCAACGGCAACTGCCACTGCCATCGAGGGTGGGCGCCGCCCTTCTGCGAGAAGCCGGGACTCGGAGGCAGCGTGGACAGCGGCCCCGTGCAGTACGATA GTCAGGTGGGCTTGGTGGCGGGACTGTTGTTTGCCTTCCTGGTGGTCCTGCCCGGCGTGCTGCTGCTCTTCTACTGCTACCGGATCAAGACGTCCTTCTTCCACAAGTGGCTCGCGCAGAGAGAGAAGAACAAGAGCAACAA GACGAAGTTGGAGAAAGCCAAGAACAGCCACCTGAATCCTGCCTTTCACCTGAAGGTTGTCGGACCAATCAGCAAAGCCAGCAGCCACAAGGGA CTTCCTGCCACCAGCAAAGAGGTCCTTCCTCTCCGACCAGCCCCGGCGGCAGGCGGCAGCCAGCCGGTCAACATCGTGCGGCCCCTGCGGCCCGCCCCGTTGACTCGGGATGTCAAGGGGCCCTGTCCCCCGCTCCCGCCGGCCCCCCGCAAATCCCCGCAGCAACTGAGCCCACCCAAGAAGCCCCTGCCCCTCAACCCGACGCGATCGCCATTG ctcAGACCGTCGCCCTTGCCCCCCCAGAGGCCCCTTCCCCTCAGTCCCGCCAGGGGAGGCTCCCCAGTAAGGGTGCTTGCCTCGAAATCGCCGCCCAGCTTGCTGGTCATGATGCCACCAGCAGGAGGACTCAAACCTGCGGGCAGGGGGTCAGGCAAGCCCCCTCACAGAGCTCTCAG ACCACAAGCGGTCCCGGCACACGGCGGAGGGAGGACGACGTTTCCACAAACGCGACCAAAGGTCGGCGCGTTGGAAATCTTGGCCACATTTGACGCAGTTTTGCACTGA
- the rwdd gene encoding RWD domain-containing protein 4 → MSKRLAPLRMRENVTLVLPVCYRTSCRKLSLFNDFHGFFIVNVWPREESTSRPNEKETMTANEDQEMELEALRSIYEGDECFKELSPVSFQLRIGDLEDSKAFILDITWPETYPESGPQISLDGFFNNRIAPETKQLILSKLKEQVEANLGDAMTYTLFEWAKENQEALMENHRPVVTAVSLTSSGEAIPNSAAAKKKERKEQLTKAQKRRMINRTDNKGELPRGWNWIDVIKVCTFRVLLLDFKNRMQFSFILFFSPLLLTTDIQHLSKTGGKDDD, encoded by the exons ATGAGCAAGAGGCTTGCTcctttgcgcatgcgcgaaaatGTCACCCTAGTACTTCCAGTATGTTACCGCACAAGTTGTCGAAAACTATCGCTTTTTAATGACTTCCATGGCTTCTTTATCGTGAATGTTTGGCCCCGCGAAGAGAGTACGTCACGGCCAAACGAAAAGGAAACCATGACAGCGAATGAGGATCAAGAG ATGGAGTTGGAGGCTCTTCGCTCTATCTACGAGGGTGACGAATGTTTTAAAGAGCTTAGTCCAGTTTCATTTCAATTAAGG ATAGGAGACCTGGAGGACTCCAAAGCCTTCATCTTGGACATCACGTGGCCAGAGACGTACCCCGAGAGTGGTCCTCAAATCTCCCTGGATGGATTTTTTAACAACCGAAT CGCTCCCGAAACCAAGCAGCTCATCCTGTCGAAGCTGAAGGAACAAGTGGAGGCCAACCTGGGCGACGCCATGACATACACCCTGTTCGAGTGGGCCAAGGAGAACCAAGAAGCCCTGATGGAGAACCACAGACCCGTGGTCACCGCCGTG AGTTTAACGTCCAGCGGTGAGGCGATACCGAACTCTGCCGCAGCCAAAAAGAAGGAGCGGAAGGAGCAGCTCACCAAAGCGCAGAAGAGGAGGATGATCAATCGGACAG ATAACAAAGGAGAACTGCCAAGAGGTTGGAACTGGATTGATGTCATCAAAGTATGTACATTTAGAGTTCTTCTACTTGATTTTAAGAATAGAATGCAATTcagttttatattgtttttttcccccctattgTTAACAACGGACATCCAGCAT CTTAGTAAAACAGGCGGCAAAGATGACGATTAG